AAGCTATACGACGTGATCAGCACCGGATCGTTTTCTTTCCAGCGATCGTTGAGAACCTCGAAGCTGCCGTCGCTTTTCTGGTGTGCGGCGAGCGCCTTGACGAGGTCTTCGCGCCAGTCGGTCTTCTTCATGCGCCCGGACTCTTCCTGCACGTCGAGAACGGGTTGCCCGTATGCCTGCATCGCCTTGGAAAAGGTGATGAGGTAGTAGTAATAACCACTCAGGCCGACGCCGGGGTTTTCGCTGAGGGTGTAGTTGTCCTTGATCCAGCCGAGTGCCGCGAGCACGCGCGGATCGTCGTGCTTGAGATCGGCGTAGAGGTAACTCTTGAAACCGGCGTAGGTCATGCTGCCGTACGCGCGCAAACGGCTGACCTTGGTGCCGTCGTCCATCGTTTCTTCGATCGTGCCGCCGTTGGTTTCGCCTTCGCCGGCGTGAGCCTTGCCCGCGCCCGCGGAGTAGATGAACCCGCCCTGCGTCGAACCCTCGGCATAGGGCTGATCGTTGATCTTCATTCCTTTGAACTCTTCCACCATTTGCGTGCGCTGCAGGAAGATGATCGCTCGCTGGAACGCTTCATCGTCGCCGGGCACCCCGCTGTCGTGCAGCCCCTGCAGCACCCACGACACATTCGACAGATCGGGCCTTGCCTTGCTGCCGTAGCCCCACCCGCCATAAAACGGGTTGTCCTTGCCGACGACTTCCGGCGATTCCTTGTGCGCGCCCGCGTTCGCGGCCTCGCCGAACTGCAACCCCTTCAGGAAGTCCTGCGCCGGCTTGATCGCGGCCTTGGCTTGCGGGGTGTCAACCTTGCTCAGCATCGAGAGGCTGATCGCGGTGTTGTAACTGGGAAGGATCTGGTCGTAGATGCCGCCGTCTTTCTGCTGCTTGCTGAGCACGAAGGCGATGCCGCGCGAGATCGACCCATCGCTGACCGTCGCTCCGGGCTCCATCAAGAGACCGCTCACAACAAGCGCCGTGATCGCCGGGAAACTCGGCCCCTTCTCGGGGATCGACCAACCGCCGGTCGCCTTGTCCTGCTGCGTGCGCAGGTATGCCGCGGCTTTCTTTGCGACCTGCTCTCCGAGCGTGCGGATCTCGCTCGAGATCGGCTTGGTCCCGATGGTCGAGGGCGCATCGGCGACATTTGCACAAACACGAGAGACCGGGGCGGCACCCGCCGCGACAACGAGTGCGAGCACCACGGAAGAGACGCGCATCGACATAAGAATCTCCTTGCCCCCGGATCAACCAACAGTGTACCGGCGAAGGGAAGGGTGGTTGATGAGCATCGTCGCGCACGCGATTGCCGCGGTCTCGACCCGCAGCACATGCGGCGCGCAACGAATGAAGGGCCAACCTCTTGCACGAAAGATTTCGAATTCCCGCGGGCTCCATCCGCCCTCGGGCCCGACAAACACCGCGATGCGTGCGATCGTGCCCGGAATCTCCGGTGTACCTGCGCCGCTCGCATCGGCCACGCACGCGAACGCGCCCTCAACATGCTTCATCGCGTCCTTCATCTCGATCGGCTCGCCGATCTCGATCGGCCACGCGCGCCCGCACTGCTTCATGCTCTCGAGCGCGCCGCGCCGGAGCCGCTCGAGTTTCGCCTCGCGCGGATCGACAATCGCGTGATCGGACAACAAGGGATAGAACGCATCGACGCCGAGCTGCGAGAGACTCTCGAGCATCTCATCGAGCCGGTCTCCCTTCGCTGCCGCGGCAAAGACCTCGAGCCGCACCTGCGGACGCGCTTCCTCCTTGGCCTCGATCACCTCGGCGTCGAGCCGCCAATCGGATTTGCCGTGTTTGCTCGTTTCGCGGATCCGCGCTCTGGCGCGCGTTCCCCTTCCGTCGAGGATTTCGATCACGTCACCCGCACCGAGCCGCTTCACTCGGATCGCGTGGTGCGCCTCGTCACCCCCGATGGCCACGCAATCGCCCGGAGCCAGGCTTTGCGGGCTCTCGGCGTGCAGGATGATGCGGTGCATGGACACGGCGCGAGCGTAGCGAATCCGACGGTTTGCAGGCTTTGAAGGCTGCTTCCGCCCTTCGCCCAGGGTCCGAGAGCCTCCCGGAAATCGGCCTCTTGTAGGGAAACCAACGCCGATCGGGTCCGATAGAGTCGGGGTGGCTGGACCGGCCTCCGGATCGCGTCGATTTGGTGCATGGCAGCCTGATTTCGCATGTCGCCAACCGGCACAAAGCCCGCCTCGCCACCGAGCGCTCCCGCGCCGGGAAGCAGCGCGCCCGAACCGGGTTCGCTCGATTCTCAGATCGATGCGCTGCTCTCCGGCCCGGCGCCGACGAACACGACCGACGCCGAAGCGCGAAAGGATTCCGCGAGCGAGGCAGCCGAAGCCGCGGTCGCCTCGATCGAGAAACAGGTCGAGACCCTGGTGGATCAGTTTGTCGAGCCGGAACAGTCCGGCTCAAACGCCTCCGCTCCGTCCGGCGATGCCCGTACGCCGGCACAATCTGCACAACAGCCCGCGGTGGCAACAACAGAAACCATCGAAGCGCTGGATGATCAACTCGCGCGACTCACCGACGAGTTGCTCGCGTCCCCCCCGACCGAGCCCGTCGCAAGCGCTGCAAAGCCTCAATCTGCATCCACCGAGACCAATTCCGCGGCGGAACCGCCTGCGGAATCGGTCAGCACGCCGACCACTCCGATTTTCTCGCCGTTGCCAGGTCCGGCCCCCACGTCTTCGCAAACCCATTCGCCGCCGACTGCTCAGTCGCCGACCCACGCGCCCTCGCAGCCGCAGGGTCAGGTCGAAACGCCAGAGACCGCGGAGGCTCCGACCGCCGCAACGCCCGCGAAATCACCCGGGAAACTGGTCGCCGTCCTTGCCGGGCCGCTCGCCGGAAAACCCCGGATGATCCGCGACACTATCGGCTGGCTTGGATTCAACAGTTTGTTTCTTGCCGGCGTGGTCTGGGGATATCACCTGTGGTTCCAGAAGCCCGAGAAACCTGTGGCGCACAAAGCGCCCGCTTCTCTGATCTCCGGCGAACACGGAGCGACTTCGAGCGAGCACAACGCGCACGCTGATGGCCCCTCGCCGGGTAGCGCGCACGCGGAAGTGGCCGATCCGCACGGTGTCGATCCGCACGCGAGCAACCCAAACGCGAAAGAGCACCGGCACGACGAGCATGCCGACGCATCGCACGCGTCGGACGAGCCGATCACCGGCGTACAGCCACTCCACAAGAAAAAGCCGACGTACGCGCTCTCCGACGCGATGGCGGAAAAGCTCAACGTTGCCAAGAAGGCGGAAACCGGGCACGGCGGCGAAAAGAAATCGAGTTCGGGCCACGGTGCACCGCCGAAATCCGGGCACTGATCGGGATACTGATCGGGGCGAAGGTGGATGAAGGGAATTGGGGCGTTCGTTCCTACCCTTGTCCATGTCCACGGCCACCGCGAAACCGAGCAGCGTGACGGAAGTGAAAATGAACGACAACGTGAAAGCGCTGATCGGCGCGGAACTCGCGTCCCTCATCGCGATCCGGCATGATCTGCACGCCCACCCGGAGCTCAACTTCCAGGAACAGCGCACGAGCGAGCTCGTGCAGCGCGAGCTCGCGAAACTGGCGCCGTCGGGCCTGACCTTCAAGGCCGGCCTTGCCAAGGGCACCGGCGTTCTCGCCTATCTGCCGCCGACGGACAAGTCGGCCGAGAGCAAACCCTCGATCGGGCTGCGCGCCGACATGGATGCGCTGCCGATCTCGGAGAACACCGGAAAGGAATACGCGAGCACGGTGCCGGGCGTCATGCACGCCTGCGGGCACGACGGACACGTCGCGATGCTGCTCGGCGCGGCACGCGTGCTGAGCAAGCTTTCCCGGCGCGCCCGCGGCATCCACTTCGTCTTTCAGCCCGCCGAGGAATCCGGCGCCGGCGGCAACGAGATGTGCAAGGACGGCGTGCTCGACGGCACCGTGCTCGGCCCCAAAATCGAACGCATGTACGGTTTGCACGGCTGGCCGACTTTCGCGCTGAATGCCGTCGGCTCCCGCCCCGGTCCGCTGCTTGCCGCGACGGATGATGTGATCGTGACGATCACGGGCCAGCAATCACACGCTGCGTACCC
The DNA window shown above is from Phycisphaeraceae bacterium and carries:
- a CDS encoding amidohydrolase, whose translation is MSTATAKPSSVTEVKMNDNVKALIGAELASLIAIRHDLHAHPELNFQEQRTSELVQRELAKLAPSGLTFKAGLAKGTGVLAYLPPTDKSAESKPSIGLRADMDALPISENTGKEYASTVPGVMHACGHDGHVAMLLGAARVLSKLSRRARGIHFVFQPAEESGAGGNEMCKDGVLDGTVLGPKIERMYGLHGWPTFALNAVGSRPGPLLAATDDVIVTITGQQSHAAYPHYAKDPILCVAQCLISLQQLVARNSSPFDNIVCSMTMIKGGTANNVIPRDAQFQGTIRTLTPEARAVAKKRFFEIVNGVAAAHDCKAQIDWHEGYPVTYNDPALTEKWFATATRTLGEKGVHRIPEPTMGGEDFSYYAQKIPSVFFMLGLQRPGDKNPATLHQPEFDFNDDAIATGVEMFVALATEE
- a CDS encoding 16S rRNA (uracil(1498)-N(3))-methyltransferase, which produces MSMHRIILHAESPQSLAPGDCVAIGGDEAHHAIRVKRLGAGDVIEILDGRGTRARARIRETSKHGKSDWRLDAEVIEAKEEARPQVRLEVFAAAAKGDRLDEMLESLSQLGVDAFYPLLSDHAIVDPREAKLERLRRGALESMKQCGRAWPIEIGEPIEMKDAMKHVEGAFACVADASGAGTPEIPGTIARIAVFVGPEGGWSPREFEIFRARGWPFIRCAPHVLRVETAAIACATMLINHPSLRRYTVG